The Curtobacterium poinsettiae genomic interval GCGGCCGCGAGCTCGTCGACGGACATCCACTGCAACCGCTCGAGCTCATCGTCCACACCCAGCAGGCTAGACACGCGAACCGATCACCTAACCACCATGACCCCGCCACCTCGAGCAGCTGGAACCGACGCCGCCGAACCGGCCACCACCCCTCCGAGGGCCTGCGCAGCGCAGCGAAGACAGGGCGCACGCGCGCAGCGCACATCCCACACTCCGTGATCCGCGGTGTCGGCGCGATCGGTGAGGATGGATCCATGACCACCGTCCGCGGCACAATCCGCTCCACGAACACCATCACCGCAGACGAACACGCAGACGACCAGAGCACCGCCCGAGCCCGCGCCATCGACGGCCTGGAGGCCACCGGGTACGACGTGGTGCAGACGAACACGCTCAGCTCGACCGCGGCAGGGAACATCACCGTCCGCGCTGTTGCCCGGTCAACCGAGATCCAGCCGCACGAGGCGTCCGCGCCGAACGACGACGCCGCCCTTTCGGCGTACCTGCAGTCGGTCCCCGACGGGTGGATCAGCCTGGGCATCACGGTCGACGCCTAACGCCGGCGAGAGACGAGACGGCATGGCAATTCACCCCGCGATCGTGCTCACTTGCGATGGCTACCAGTGCAGCACAACACTCGCCCTGATCGGCCCCAACGCCGTGAGTTACGCCGGTGCTCGAGGACATGCCGAGTCGTACGGGTGGGACTGCTCAGCAGACGACGTCGACTGGTGCCCCAGCTGCAGGGCGGCGCAGGCAGCACTCGGCTCCTAGCCCATCGTCCAGTAGGGGGTGGAGGTCGTTACCCTGGCGTGTGCGTGGGGGCGCGAGCAGCGCTGTCCCTGGCATCAACAGGAAGGCAGCAGTCATGCTCCAGTTCACTCCCCGCTTACGAGTCATGCGACACACCGAGATCGCCGGCTTCCTCGAACTACCCGCTCACACGGGGGCCGTCCTCCCCCACGTCGGCGAAATTGTCGTCCTCAGCGACACCAGCTTCGACCCTGACAGCTTGCTCGCCATCTCGGCCGCGGACGCTCCGAAGGTGATCTCGGTCTGGCACTTCGTCGGCGAAGACCCCGAACCGGAGTACGCCGTCGAGATCGAGGTCCGCACGCGCGCCAGCGATGACGCTCTCCGCTCGAGCTTCGTCGGGACCGGTCGCGGCCGTTGGATCGCCTCGTCGCGCTGACATCGCGGGGAGTGCCAACATCGGCGGGCCACGGCGAGTCGGCCTAGACGCCCGTTCAGATCGGCATGCTGGAGTGATGAGTAGTTCAGAACGCTCCGCAGCTGACGCCGTCATGATCCTCGAAAGCCTCGCCCGCGTCCTGCGAACGTCCCCACACGGTTCGCCCGGCGCCGACAACGAGATCCAGGCCGGATACGTCGATGACGCCGTTGGTGCCCTGATCCGTGACGCCAACGTGTCAGCCGATGAACTCGACAACCATCGGAGAATGGGCGGCCGCGAGTGGGACGGTGCGCTGCTGTACGCACTGTTCCCCGACACGATGATCCAGGAGTTGCACGCCCGCCTCCCTCGCTAGTCTCGCCCGGCACGTTCCGGCAGCCGACATTCACAACTAGCAACGGGCCCGCCGATGGCCTGCACGCAGCGAAGCGATGTTCCTAGAGGATGGCGGCCGCAACTGCAGGCACACCGAAAACGACCGCGAACAGCGAGCAGATCGCTGCGCTGTCCTCGAGCCCAGATTTGTCAGGCGCAAGTCCCCGGTCCCGGGCAAAGGCGCTCAGGAGCTCCTTGACCACCACCAGGATGCCCGCGATGGCGGCGTACCCCTTCGCCCAGGACGGGTTCGACTGAGTCAGCAGTAACAGGCCAATCAGGGCCCCAACGGCGAGGACGGCGATGAACGCCTTCCAGCGTGTGCGTATCTGTAGCGTTCGTCGCGTCAGAGCCTCATCGGTACCCGCCGACTCATCCGCACCCGCCGCGCCATCACCGTCCGTCGTCGGCGCTTGTGCAGTAGCTCCGGTCGAACCACGGGCTATCGCGATGGCCAAACCGCCACCAGCGAACACCCGGGTCTGCTGTCGGTTCGGTTGACTCCTGACCTGTGGGGACGCGGTCCTCGCTGGAAGGATGTCGATCATGGCCAAGCCCTATCCGGACGAGTTCCGACGCGACGTGATCGCGGTCGCGCGAAGGGGTGAGATCCCGTTGACGCAGGTCGCGAAGGACTTCGGGATCTCCGAGGGGACCGTGACGAACTGGCTGCGTCGAGCCGACATCGACGACGGGGTCAGGTCCGGGACCACGACGACCGAGAACGTCGAGCTGCGAGAGCTTCGGAAACGGAACCGACTGCTAGAGCAGGAGAACGAGATCCTTCGCCGTGCCGCCGCGTATCTCTCCCAAGCGCACCTCCCAAAATGATGTACCCGCTGGTCCTTGAACTCGCCGCCGACCAGATCCCGGTCGCGGTGACCTGCCGGGTCCTGGGTTTTTCGAAGCAGGCGTTCTACGCCTGGCGAAAGAGCCCGGTGAGCCGTCGTGATTGGGAGAACGCGCACCTGACCAACGCCGCCGTCGATGCGCACCGCGACGACCCGACGTTCGGGTACCGGTTCATCGCCGACGACCTCGGCGCCGCCGGCCACCGAGTCTCGGAGCGACGCGTGTGGCGGTTGTGCTCGCAGCAGCGGCTCTGGTCATTGCATGCCAAGAAACGGGGACTGACCCGGAAAGCGGGCCCGCCGGTGCACGATGACCGGGTCCGGCGGGCGTTCACCGCCCCGGACCTGGACCGGCTGTGGTTGACCGACATCACCGAGCACAGCACGGCCGAGGGCAAGCTCTATCTCTGCGCCGTCAAGGACGCCTGCTCCCGCCGCATCGTGGGCTACTCGATCGACGCCCGGATGCGGTCCTCTCTCGCGGTTGCGGCGCTGCAGATGGCGATCTCGCGCCGGAACCCGTCCGGAACAGTCATTCATTCCGACCGAGGCAGCCAGTTTCGCTCCAAGAAGTTCGTTCGGGCGCTCTCTGACGCCGGGCTCCTGGGGTCGATGGGCAGGGTCGGCGCGTGCGCGGACAACGCGGCGATGGAGTCCTTCTTCGCGCTCCTGCAGCAGAACGTCCTCAACCGGCGCCGGTGGGCGTCGCGGGAGCAGCTGCGCCTCGCGATCGTGCACTGGATCGAGGGCACCTACCACCGCAAGCGTCGGCAACGCGGGCTCGGGAAGTTGACGCCCATCGAGTACGAAGCAATCATCAACCCACAGGTCGCACCCGCGGCCTAAATCAACGAGTCAACTGAATCGACAGCAGACCCAGACTCCGAAAACGCGATCGTGCCCCTTGGCGGAAATCCGTGCCAGGAACGCCCGTACTCCCGTCCGGTCCACCAGAGCTAACGGTGCAGGTAGGTCGCGGTCGGATATGACCAACTCAGCATCCGCAGCTCCTAAATACACGGATAACTTCGCGGCGAAGTCAACACGAACAGGTTCCTCTGGACAGTGGGCGCGGCGGTTGCGCTCGCTGGAGTGGAGTAGACAGGACGTTCTAACATGCCTATGGTGGTTTCGTCAGACGATCGTCTGACGAAGGTTCGGGCGCTCGTGCGTTTTGCGAGTACCCGCTAAGAAACCCTGAGGTGGGCCTGTGCGACTCATGAAGATTCCAGTTACCCTGCTCGCTC includes:
- a CDS encoding IS3 family transposase (programmed frameshift), with the translated sequence MAKPYPDEFRRDVIAVARRGEIPLTQVAKDFGISEGTVTNWLRRADIDDGVRSGTTTTENVELRELRKRNRLLEQENEILRRAAAYLSQGAPPKMMYPLVLELAADQIPVAVTCRVLGFSKQAFYAWRKSPVSRRDWENAHLTNAAVDAHRDDPTFGYRFIADDLGAAGHRVSERRVWRLCSQQRLWSLHAKKRGLTRKAGPPVHDDRVRRAFTAPDLDRLWLTDITEHSTAEGKLYLCAVKDACSRRIVGYSIDARMRSSLAVAALQMAISRRNPSGTVIHSDRGSQFRSKKFVRALSDAGLLGSMGRVGACADNAAMESFFALLQQNVLNRRRWASREQLRLAIVHWIEGTYHRKRRQRGLGKLTPIEYEAIINPQVAPAA